AGTTGCCGGTGGAGAATCGGAACGAGCTCTTGAGGAAGGAACGATCGACTCCCTTGAGTTCGATCTTCATGGCGAAAAGGAGGTATAGGGCGATGGCGACCGAGATGGCGAAGGAGACCACCCAGGAGAGCAGGATGCCAACGACACCGAAAGTGATGAAAGGAACTAGGAGTAGTAACCTCGAGCCCATGATGATGTTCTGAGTAAGGGTGAACTTTGCCTTTCTCAGGGCGATGAACGCGTTGCTGACGATTCCGGCCCCTCCCTGAAAAAGGACCAACAGAAGGAAGAGAACCACGCTCACCATGCTTATGCCGCTGAGGGTAGGGGACCAAATGCTGGTCGTTCCGATGAGGACCGCACCCATCAACAACGCAGTCGCGGTGGTAACGATCAGGGAGGTGCTGAAGATCTTCGATTGGTCTCCGCAGGGGAAGAACCGCACTAGAGATTGATCCAAACCCATACGGGAGATGGTTACTACAAGTCCAGAGAGGGAGATGAGGACTGTGGCCAGGCCTACGATGTCCTCTGGATAGTACTGTGCGGCGACGATCCAGAAGATTAACCCTATTCCGTTGGAAACCAGGGTTGATAGAATGATGTAAATGGAGTTCGAGTAGAACGGGTTTTTCATCATCTTCTTAAGTTCTTTCCAGGAGCACAGGTGGACCAACTTAGCGAAGGATAGCTGTCGTCGGCCTCCATTATCGGAAAACATGCAATCTCCAGGATGCCAGTACAATATGTCTTTTGCATAATATGTTTGATGCTCTAAAAGACACTCTTCAACACTCTATTAATTGTTTAGGGATGTATTCAAATCGTCCTGCTTCATCCAAGGCTTGATTGTTGTTGAACACATTATCGAACGCCTCAGGATGAATGGAGATTAGATAAGGAAGAGATTGCGATTATGGTCGAAAAAATGAATTGTTATTGATGGCTCGCCGATAACCCTGAGATCTCGACATCGATTGGAAATGGGTGGGGGTATTTTATCGAATTCAATTAGATCAATGTGAATAGTTACTTAATTCTCGATAGTAATAGAGATGAGAAAATAAGGATCAACAGCCATTTATTCTCCCTTTAGAGACTATATCAATCACATTCATATTTCTTGTTTTTATTCTTCTAGGCGTGGGGAGTTAGGGACTTGGGAAGCGTAACAATACTTTCAACAATTCGAAATATCGAAAAAACGGCAACTCCATTTATTCGTTCAATAATAAACCAAACGTATTCAGATTATGAAATACTATTGATAGATGCCTGTTCAACAGATAATACTCTGTCTCTATTAGATGAAGAATTGTCAAATTGCTCAATACCGTACAAAATTATTGAATTGGAATCAAACCAACCACAGGCCTTAAATTATCCGATTTCAAACTCATTAATCGAAAGTGATTATGTTGCCTTAATAGATGGGGATTGCATTGCTAATCCTGATTGGTTATCCTCGCTTGTAAAAACAATAAAGAAAACCGGTAGTGACGCTGTGGGGGGACCAGGTTTCACTCCAACAAACGCATCCTTTCTGCAAAAAATCATTGGAGTGGATCTTGATGCAAGATTTAAATTGACGTCCGAAGGCGTTGTTAATCGCCATCCAAACATGAACCTACTTGTAAAGCGGGAAGTTTTAGAAAAAATCCCTTTTGATGAAACGATGGATGTTGCATATGATACTGATTTTGGATATAGGGCGACATCAATAGGATTTCAAATATATTTCACAAACAAACCAGTGGTCTATCATCACCATCGTTCGACTCTTAAATCATATTGTAAGCAACAAATTAAGTCCGCGGAATTTGCTTTCCATTTGTATCTAAAAGGAAAAGCTTCGAAAAAAGGAGACAATGTTAATCCCTGGTGGATGCTATATCAGTTGCCGATATTCCTATTAACGACTATATCCTTAATGCTCTCATTCCATCCAATATTGTTTATTGTCCCACTTATGTGCCTTGCAGTATTAACTTCTTTATTCCTATTTGGTGCATTAGAATCATATAAAATTACAAAAAAGAAGTTAGCTTTCTTATTGCCCGCATTATTTATTGCCAGAAATTTGTTGTGGGTAGTTGGATTGAGGCAGGCTTTAATAAAAAATATTCATTCAAAAATTAAGGGTGATGCGCCTCCCCCGAAAAGAAGAGCAAGGGAGCAATTATAGGGGAGATTATGCCAAGATATCAAATATATTTACACAAAGACCGAGGTTTTTTACAACCTAGAATCGGCAGCATATGAAAATACATCTGATATCACCCTATTTTCTTTTTCAATTGAATATTTACTATTTATTAAGTGTTTAGCATTGTCACCCCTTTTCAATAACTCACCTTTATTGTGGAAAATCTGTGTTATTAGTTCGGATAAAGTATTTTCGTCACCATAGTCTATAAGGTATCCAGAATTATAACGTTCGATAATATCTGCGATCGATGTCCCCTTATTTGTTATAAGGGGTTTTGAACATATCATTGCTTCGAAAAATCGATTAGGGCTTGCATATTTATTGTTCCGTATTGTGGGGTCATAAAACCCGATAATCGCGTCTGATTCCATTGTATATCTCATTACTTCATCATGATCTATTTGCCCAACATAACTTATTTTATTGGGATTTTCTAATGCTTTTTCCGCCACATATCCCTCTAATGGTCCTTTGCCAGCTACTGTTAGAAAAACATGTTTTGTCTTGAGTATCGAATTGATTAACCATACTAATCCCCTTGTTTCGTGAAGAATGCCAGCATAAAATATATTGATATTATCATCATTATTTATTCTAATGTTATTTGTATCTTGTATTTTATTGGCGTTCAAGGGTATGTTATGAACAATATGAATTTTTTCAATGAAGTCATTACCGCCTATTTGATCAATTCTTGACTCATCAACTATTACAATTTTATCTGCTTCTCGAAGCATAAATCTTTCGATAATTTCCATAAACCTTTTTATAAAAAATGGAGTGCCATGCGGTAAACAATCTGGCGAATAATCTAACATTATATATGTCAATTTACTTCTAAAAATTTTTGATACTAGTAGTGCAGGAATCGCTGTATCAACGTCAAATGCTCCAATGACACTAGGTTTTAATTTCAATAGTTTAAAGAACTCAAATAACCACCAAAATGGGAGAAAAAATATTGCTGCAATTGTGTCAGTAGGCGATTTGATATTTATATCTATTATATCATATTTTTTTTCTACCCTCTTTTCGCTGGTTTCTCTATTCCACATCACTAATAGAGCTCCAATATTTCTATCGTGCAATGAATTAAAGTATCTAAAGACGGCAGAATCATTCTCTCTCCCTCTAACTAGAACAATGGTCATCAGTATCTTTCTCTGGTGACAATGGAATGGTCCTACAAAAAGGATTGCAATTCTGGGTACGTTCAATATTATGGATCATATTAAGTTTGAAGTATTTGCCGTCCTTCTTAAAAGAGCTCAATGCCCAATATCAACGACGACATATGGACGAAAGGCCTCAGTTGAATCTGACAGCATATGTCGACAAAGCAGTTGTTTGTCGATTATTTAAATAGAAGTTTTTTTAATTAAATTAGAATGTATGAACAGTTAAACCGTCGTATCATTTAACCGTCAACGGCAATCATGATGAAAAAGAGCGCCATATGAAATCATAGTTATTTGGTTTTATAGCTCTTAAAAATGTTACATATACAAGCATATCTGTTTAATTATCTTAAAGAAAGCCGAGTAGTAATTTTTTATAATTTTATTATCTATTTCATTCTAAAAGACCATACTAATCTTCAGCTTTTTTCATTTAACCCTCATCTCGATTCAGGAATATGGGAATATGGCCCAATATTAAATAGGCGTCTTACATCTTTCTCATGTATCGAATTAAATTTTTCCTGCATAGTATCCAAAAATTTTAGCCATGTCGATCACTACAACTAGAACGGGAGTTATGAATATACTTTTAATAGATTTACTTCTCTTCAATACATTTACAGTTGGTATAAGGAGATATATTATTGTAAGAGCAACCAGCGTCACCCATATGGTCGGAATGAAATAACCTACTATGAGCATTGTGAACCCAGACAAGTATATTAGATAAAATATTAGGTACGTCTTAATGAATAATTTTGCTTCACTATCTCCCTTTGAATAGTTATAATATTGTTTAAATAGGCCTTTTAACGTTGTTCGCATACGCCATTTCACAATAGCATCTTTTTTAAACGTAAATTTATAATTCGAATTCATAAGATTTAAATCATATAAGGTATCCTCGGCCGTATTTAGCCATTCAGGATATCCCCCAACTGTTTTCCAGCATTCTTTTTTAAACGCAACAGATCTGCTCGATGGAAGGAATTTATCTTTTATTTTCAATACTTTGTTTACCTGAGGAACAGTTAAAGCCGCAATACATCTTTCAAATTCGTTTCTTGCATCAGGTATGTACCATCCAGAAACAACATCAATGGTTGGATCGTTTTCAAACGGAGTGAGCATATTCTTTAACCAATTCTCATCTAACTGGCATCCCCCGTCGGTTACTGCAATTATCTCATTCGCCGCGTTTTGTATTGCGATATTTCTGCCTTTCGCAATATTTGCTCCTGGTTGAACAATCAATCGAATTTTATTATTTTCAGACATCAAGGAGTTGAGTATTTCACATGTTTTATCTGTGGAGCCGCCATCAACAATGATTATTTCATCAGGTTGTCTTGTTTGATGTGACAAGGAATTAAAAAAATCCCCAATTGTTAACTCCTCATTTTTCACTGTCAGTATCAATGAACTCTTTATATGGCTCATAAACTATCATCATTCCATAACTTGAGATACATTTCCATCACACTATCCCATGAATGATTTTTCGCGAAATCATATCCCTCCTCAATCATGCGTGCATAATCGGCGTCGATATCGATAAGTTTCTGAAGGTGGGATGCCACTTCTTCCGCGGATGAAGAGATTATCATGGTTTTATTAGAATCTGGAATCATTGTTAAATAGTCCTTTTTGATTGCATTATCGTATACTGATATCACAACTTTTTTTTTGCTCATTGCTTCTAATATGGCCAAGTAGCCAGAAACAAATGCAAACTTGGAATTTATTAAGTAAGGTGTTGGATTTTCGACGAAACCCAATAAATTCACTTTGAGGCTATTTGTTTTTACAAGATATTCAATCTGATCCCTTAAGCTTCCATCACCGCAAATGGTCAATTTGATATCGATTCCATAATTTTCTTTTAAAACTATCAAAGCTGCAATATACGTCAATATCCCCGTATCTTTTTCAAGTCGCCCTATATATATTGCATCGTTAGCTTCTACCCCAACTTCTCTGCTTGAGAAAGAATTGGCTACACCACCATATGAAATAAAAGTTGGTTTCGTTCCATACCATTTGGGGATGAAATGTCCAATGCAGATGTTCCCGCGAGTTAATTTTTCTGCTACACTCCTCAA
The DNA window shown above is from Methanomassiliicoccus sp. and carries:
- a CDS encoding oligosaccharide flippase family protein, which gives rise to MFSDNGGRRQLSFAKLVHLCSWKELKKMMKNPFYSNSIYIILSTLVSNGIGLIFWIVAAQYYPEDIVGLATVLISLSGLVVTISRMGLDQSLVRFFPCGDQSKIFSTSLIVTTATALLMGAVLIGTTSIWSPTLSGISMVSVVLFLLLVLFQGGAGIVSNAFIALRKAKFTLTQNIIMGSRLLLLVPFITFGVVGILLSWVVSFAISVAIALYLLFAMKIELKGVDRSFLKSSFRFSTGNYISGTLSTLPGLILPILVLNELGAGASANYYIASSFAAIASIIPNAFNTSLFVEGSHGEDLKRTAARSLVASIGLLIPVTLGVYLGGGYLLGLLGKGYATEGLELLELLLVACILNIPYYTYYTMAKIQKRMLVLIALGLINCLAVIVLSYFLLNGYGLDGIGYAWIATNIFEAVIVALALFRKPSAKSATPPSTLNGS
- a CDS encoding glycosyltransferase, coding for MGSVTILSTIRNIEKTATPFIRSIINQTYSDYEILLIDACSTDNTLSLLDEELSNCSIPYKIIELESNQPQALNYPISNSLIESDYVALIDGDCIANPDWLSSLVKTIKKTGSDAVGGPGFTPTNASFLQKIIGVDLDARFKLTSEGVVNRHPNMNLLVKREVLEKIPFDETMDVAYDTDFGYRATSIGFQIYFTNKPVVYHHHRSTLKSYCKQQIKSAEFAFHLYLKGKASKKGDNVNPWWMLYQLPIFLLTTISLMLSFHPILFIVPLMCLAVLTSLFLFGALESYKITKKKLAFLLPALFIARNLLWVVGLRQALIKNIHSKIKGDAPPPKRRAREQL
- a CDS encoding glycosyltransferase, producing MTIVLVRGRENDSAVFRYFNSLHDRNIGALLVMWNRETSEKRVEKKYDIIDINIKSPTDTIAAIFFLPFWWLFEFFKLLKLKPSVIGAFDVDTAIPALLVSKIFRSKLTYIMLDYSPDCLPHGTPFFIKRFMEIIERFMLREADKIVIVDESRIDQIGGNDFIEKIHIVHNIPLNANKIQDTNNIRINNDDNINIFYAGILHETRGLVWLINSILKTKHVFLTVAGKGPLEGYVAEKALENPNKISYVGQIDHDEVMRYTMESDAIIGFYDPTIRNNKYASPNRFFEAMICSKPLITNKGTSIADIIERYNSGYLIDYGDENTLSELITQIFHNKGELLKRGDNAKHLINSKYSIEKENRVISDVFSYAADSRL
- a CDS encoding glycosyltransferase, which codes for MSHIKSSLILTVKNEELTIGDFFNSLSHQTRQPDEIIIVDGGSTDKTCEILNSLMSENNKIRLIVQPGANIAKGRNIAIQNAANEIIAVTDGGCQLDENWLKNMLTPFENDPTIDVVSGWYIPDARNEFERCIAALTVPQVNKVLKIKDKFLPSSRSVAFKKECWKTVGGYPEWLNTAEDTLYDLNLMNSNYKFTFKKDAIVKWRMRTTLKGLFKQYYNYSKGDSEAKLFIKTYLIFYLIYLSGFTMLIVGYFIPTIWVTLVALTIIYLLIPTVNVLKRSKSIKSIFITPVLVVVIDMAKIFGYYAGKI
- a CDS encoding glycosyltransferase family 4 protein, encoding MKILMFTPNYYPNIGGVERHVKSVAENLIKHGDKVTIITKKTDSAALDFEIIEGANVIRVAYKTLPEMWLWILQNIKLIKESDVIHCHDYASFIYWYLPFRFLFRSKRVYITFHGFEGKVPIQTMAILLRSVAEKLTRGNICIGHFIPKWYGTKPTFISYGGVANSFSSREVGVEANDAIYIGRLEKDTGILTYIAALIVLKENYGIDIKLTICGDGSLRDQIEYLVKTNSLKVNLLGFVENPTPYLINSKFAFVSGYLAILEAMSKKKVVISVYDNAIKKDYLTMIPDSNKTMIISSSAEEVASHLQKLIDIDADYARMIEEGYDFAKNHSWDSVMEMYLKLWNDDSL